A genomic region of Nymphaea colorata isolate Beijing-Zhang1983 chromosome 2, ASM883128v2, whole genome shotgun sequence contains the following coding sequences:
- the LOC116248212 gene encoding RPM1-interacting protein 4-like isoform X2 yields the protein MEDYGRVQYQFPAFGNWDLSDDMPITQYFESARQAGLHHPRGKFHPDDCLWEFDRHAPLPPPPPLAVYRIKGHGTVRRFQNGKETKKPGRVWDEAQAPRSPSPPAPAPPKRAPKAVDEDLYKIPPELLRKTRRRKFLNFFSRMFRRRRVCY from the exons ATGGAG GACTATGGGCGAGTGCAGTACCAGTTTCCGGCGTTCGGGAATTGGGACCTGAGCGATGACATGCCCATCACGCAATACTTCGAGTCGGCGCGTCAGGCCGGGCTCCACCACCCCCGCGGCAAGTTCCACCCGGACGACTGTCTCTGGGAGTTCGACCGCCAcgcccctctccctcctccgcctcctctCGCCGTCTACCGCATCAAG GGACACGGAACGGTGAGACGGTTCCAGAACGGGAAGGAGACCAAGAAGCCCGGGCGGGTTTGGGATGAAGCGCAGGCGCCACGCAGCCCATCGCCGCCGGCACCGGCGCCGCCGAAGCGAGCTCCGAAGGCCGTCGACGAGGATCTCTACAAGATACCCCCGGAGTTGCTGCGGAAAACTCGACGA CGGAAGTTTCTCAACTTCTTCTCGAGGATGTTCCGGCGCCGGCGTGTCTGCTACTGA
- the LOC116248212 gene encoding RPM1-interacting protein 4-like isoform X1 produces the protein MECVVQDYGRVQYQFPAFGNWDLSDDMPITQYFESARQAGLHHPRGKFHPDDCLWEFDRHAPLPPPPPLAVYRIKGHGTVRRFQNGKETKKPGRVWDEAQAPRSPSPPAPAPPKRAPKAVDEDLYKIPPELLRKTRRRKFLNFFSRMFRRRRVCY, from the exons ATGGAGTGTGTGGTGCAGGACTATGGGCGAGTGCAGTACCAGTTTCCGGCGTTCGGGAATTGGGACCTGAGCGATGACATGCCCATCACGCAATACTTCGAGTCGGCGCGTCAGGCCGGGCTCCACCACCCCCGCGGCAAGTTCCACCCGGACGACTGTCTCTGGGAGTTCGACCGCCAcgcccctctccctcctccgcctcctctCGCCGTCTACCGCATCAAG GGACACGGAACGGTGAGACGGTTCCAGAACGGGAAGGAGACCAAGAAGCCCGGGCGGGTTTGGGATGAAGCGCAGGCGCCACGCAGCCCATCGCCGCCGGCACCGGCGCCGCCGAAGCGAGCTCCGAAGGCCGTCGACGAGGATCTCTACAAGATACCCCCGGAGTTGCTGCGGAAAACTCGACGA CGGAAGTTTCTCAACTTCTTCTCGAGGATGTTCCGGCGCCGGCGTGTCTGCTACTGA